The Anaerolineae bacterium genome window below encodes:
- the dusB gene encoding tRNA dihydrouridine synthase DusB: MTVSTLQPLTLGGITIDPPLILAPMAGYTDYPFRVLIRALGGCGLVYTELISSDGITRRNRRTLDIAAWERDERPIAVQLYGSDPAVIAAAAQQVVARGAEIVDINMGCWVPKLAQKGAGAALLRDVRLAARVVEAVVRAVDVPVTVKVRSGWDEERPTALEFARAAEDAGAKLIAVHARYARQGFSGRADWDIIRRVKEIVRIPVIGNGDVASAADAARMFAHTGCDGVMIGRAARGNPWIFRQIAHELHTGEPLPGPTPAERAAIALHHARLAMAFARHSEAVTVLELRKHFSRYRLDAPGAAELRRGLLRCESLAGIETLLLPLAAEADPASPWLATLPALAAPV, from the coding sequence ATGACCGTATCCACGCTCCAGCCGCTGACGCTCGGCGGCATCACCATCGATCCCCCGCTGATCCTGGCTCCGATGGCCGGATACACCGACTATCCCTTCCGGGTGCTGATCCGCGCTCTGGGTGGCTGTGGCCTGGTCTATACCGAACTGATCAGCAGCGATGGTATCACCCGCCGCAACCGCCGCACCCTGGATATTGCTGCCTGGGAGCGGGACGAGCGTCCGATCGCCGTCCAGCTCTACGGCAGCGATCCGGCAGTCATCGCCGCCGCGGCGCAACAAGTGGTCGCCCGTGGGGCGGAGATTGTGGACATCAACATGGGCTGCTGGGTGCCCAAACTGGCCCAGAAGGGCGCGGGAGCAGCCCTGTTGCGCGACGTGCGCCTGGCGGCCCGTGTGGTGGAAGCAGTGGTCAGGGCGGTGGATGTGCCGGTGACGGTCAAGGTCCGCAGCGGCTGGGACGAGGAGCGCCCGACGGCGCTCGAATTTGCCCGCGCCGCCGAGGATGCCGGTGCGAAGCTGATCGCTGTACACGCCCGTTATGCCCGGCAGGGCTTCAGCGGACGGGCCGACTGGGACATCATCCGCCGGGTTAAGGAGATTGTGCGCATCCCCGTGATCGGCAATGGCGACGTAGCCAGTGCCGCCGACGCAGCCCGCATGTTCGCCCACACCGGCTGCGACGGGGTGATGATCGGGCGCGCGGCGCGGGGTAACCCCTGGATCTTCCGCCAGATCGCCCACGAACTACACACCGGGGAACCGCTGCCGGGGCCAACCCCGGCGGAACGAGCCGCCATCGCCCTGCATCACGCCCGGCTGGCGATGGCCTTCGCCCGGCACAGCGAGGCCGTCACCGTCCTGGAACTGCGCAAGCACTTCTCCCGCTACCGGCTGGACGCACCCGGCGCTGCCGAGCTGCGGCGCGGCCTGCTGCGCTGCGAATCGCTGGCCGGAATCGAGACGCTGCTGTTACCCCTGGCGGCAGAAGCCGACCCGGCGTCACCGTGGCTGGCGACTTTGCCCGCCCTCGCCGCGCCTGTTTGA
- the pyk gene encoding pyruvate kinase has translation MRATKIVATLGPAVDSYESIVRLIQAGMNVARLNFSHGDHAEHARRIELVRRAAAELGQPVAILQDLAGPKMRTGEHLHDEPLVLKAGQQFTLTTDDVLGTSERVSTTYKALPQDVHPADRILLSDGRIALEVLEKTATEVICRVCNGGVLRPKQGINLPGVNISAPSVTRKDIADLEFGLAHDVDYVAISFVRRAGDVEQVKKLIAGAGRNVPVIAKIERPEALAVLNDILDVADGVMVARGDLGVEIPLEQVPLIQKHIIAAANRRAVPVITATQMLESMINDPSPTRAEVSDIANAILDGSDAVMLSGETSIGQYPVEAVQTMAAIAAAVETSGTLPPHSHTDSTDWVLHEVQTIPQAIGTAVSAITKALAVNAIWVFTQSGRTARQVSHYRPAVPIIALTPYDHIYRRLALLWGVQPLKSDYYEDDLEFWQQIIPTVIQSGYARPGDTVVITGGHPFNQHGPTNFLKIMQIGQE, from the coding sequence ATGCGCGCCACCAAGATTGTCGCTACCCTCGGCCCGGCGGTCGATTCCTATGAGTCGATCGTCCGGCTGATCCAGGCCGGGATGAACGTCGCCCGCCTTAACTTTTCGCATGGCGATCATGCGGAACACGCCCGGCGTATTGAGCTGGTACGGCGGGCCGCCGCTGAACTGGGCCAGCCTGTCGCCATCCTGCAGGACCTGGCTGGCCCCAAGATGCGTACCGGCGAGCACCTCCACGATGAGCCGCTGGTTTTGAAGGCAGGCCAGCAATTCACCCTGACTACCGACGACGTGCTTGGTACATCCGAACGGGTCAGCACCACCTACAAAGCCCTGCCGCAGGATGTCCATCCTGCTGATCGCATCCTGCTCTCTGACGGGCGGATCGCTCTGGAAGTGCTGGAAAAAACGGCCACGGAGGTGATCTGCCGGGTCTGCAACGGCGGCGTGTTGCGCCCCAAGCAGGGCATCAACCTGCCCGGCGTCAACATCAGCGCCCCCAGCGTCACCCGCAAGGACATCGCCGATCTGGAGTTCGGCCTGGCCCATGACGTGGACTACGTGGCAATTTCGTTTGTGCGCCGCGCCGGGGACGTGGAACAGGTCAAGAAGCTGATCGCCGGGGCCGGGCGCAACGTGCCCGTCATCGCCAAGATCGAGCGACCAGAGGCGCTGGCCGTGCTCAATGACATCCTGGACGTCGCCGATGGCGTGATGGTCGCCCGCGGCGATCTGGGCGTCGAAATCCCGCTGGAGCAGGTTCCGCTGATTCAGAAGCACATCATCGCCGCCGCCAACCGCCGCGCCGTGCCGGTCATCACCGCCACCCAGATGCTCGAATCGATGATCAACGATCCTTCACCTACCCGCGCCGAGGTCAGTGATATCGCCAATGCCATCCTGGATGGCAGCGACGCCGTGATGCTCAGCGGCGAAACGTCAATCGGCCAGTATCCGGTCGAGGCCGTACAGACGATGGCCGCCATCGCCGCCGCTGTCGAAACCAGCGGTACGCTACCCCCGCATTCCCATACCGATTCTACCGACTGGGTACTGCACGAGGTGCAGACGATCCCGCAGGCCATCGGCACAGCGGTCAGCGCGATCACCAAGGCGCTGGCGGTGAACGCCATCTGGGTCTTCACCCAGTCCGGGCGGACAGCGCGGCAGGTTTCCCATTACCGGCCGGCAGTGCCGATCATTGCCCTGACGCCCTATGATCATATTTATCGCCGCCTGGCGCTGCTGTGGGGCGTGCAGCCGCTCAAATCGGACTACTACGAGGATGATCTTGAGTTCTGGCAGCAGATTATCCCGACGGTCATCCAGAGCGGGTATGCCAGACCCGGCGATACCGTAGTCATCACCGGCGGGCATCCGTTTAACCAGCACGGCCCGACCAATTTCCTCAAGATCATGCAGATCGGGCAGGAGTAG
- a CDS encoding carbohydrate ABC transporter permease → MTRRFSPGMIVTHLVLLAWSLVVLIPVWTMLINSIKPKREIFRNPFGLPSEITLDGYSNAWTAGRFDLYFRNSIIVSVASLLLILLFGSLAAYALANWRSRLSSILYIYFIAGLMIPIRLGTINLFQIIQSLGLTDNLLGLIPIYVAMGMPIATFVLTSFIRSVPAELSDAARIDGASEWRVYLSVILPLIRPALATVTIFNLLPIWNDLWFPLIFIRNQEARTVTLGVSLLFGQYQTDWTRALAALSMAAVPVLVAYLLMSSQFIKGLTAGAIKG, encoded by the coding sequence ATGACCCGACGCTTTTCCCCCGGCATGATCGTCACCCATCTGGTCCTGCTCGCCTGGTCGCTGGTCGTGCTGATCCCGGTCTGGACGATGCTGATCAACTCGATCAAGCCCAAGCGGGAGATCTTCCGCAACCCGTTTGGCCTGCCCTCAGAGATCACCCTGGACGGCTACAGCAACGCCTGGACAGCCGGACGCTTTGACCTGTACTTCCGCAACAGCATCATCGTCAGCGTGGCCTCCCTGCTGCTGATCCTGCTATTTGGCTCGCTGGCGGCGTACGCCCTGGCCAACTGGCGTTCGCGCCTGTCCAGCATCCTGTACATCTACTTCATTGCTGGCTTGATGATCCCGATCCGCCTGGGCACGATCAACCTGTTCCAGATCATCCAGAGCCTGGGGCTGACCGATAACCTGCTGGGGTTGATCCCGATTTACGTGGCGATGGGGATGCCGATCGCGACGTTTGTACTGACCAGCTTCATCCGTTCGGTGCCCGCCGAACTGAGCGACGCGGCGCGCATCGACGGAGCCAGCGAGTGGCGGGTGTATCTCTCCGTGATTCTGCCGCTGATCCGCCCGGCCCTGGCGACAGTGACCATCTTCAACCTGTTGCCGATCTGGAATGATCTGTGGTTCCCGCTGATCTTCATCCGTAATCAAGAGGCGCGGACGGTCACGCTGGGCGTGTCGCTGCTCTTTGGCCAGTACCAGACGGACTGGACACGGGCGCTGGCGGCGCTATCGATGGCCGCCGTGCCGGTGCTGGTGGCTTACCTGCTGATGTCCAGCCAGTTCATCAAAGGGCTAACGGCTGGCGCGATCAAGGGCTGA
- a CDS encoding DUF4445 domain-containing protein, translating into MTDNAYSTPSETHRLILLPSGRRGEVPHGTTVLAAAAMLGVEIESICGGRQTCGKCLVALERGTFPRHGITSADEHLSPPDEAEIAYARKHGINLRERRMACAARILGDVLITVPEESQARKQVIRKAAGNLTIEVAPAVRLVYVEVEPATLGGPADWQRVQIALADQWGLHDLTIDPVILRRLQAALREGDWKATLTVWQGREVIRVAPGYDERLYGLAVDIGTTTVAAYLCDLRTGAVLATEAMMNPQVRYGEDLMSRISYGMAEPGGVARMHRAIIKALNDLAAQAATTAGITPDAITDAVLVGNTVMHHLLLGIDPTYLGAMPFALATHDAVDVKARDLGLTALHPGAMVHVLPCIAGYVGADNVGVLLAEQPTLDDGISLIVDIGTNAEILLGNRERLLSASSPTGPAFEGAHIKHGQRAAPGAIERVRIDPATGAVRYRVIGDERWSDMLDEGESLRPTGICGSGIIEVVAELFLAGLIDRTGRFVPDAPARCPAVRWQGNLGELVLAGAEESATGQPIVVTQKDIRAIQLAKGALYAGTRMLMDRLGVDHVDRIRLAGAFGTYIDPYHAMVIGMLPDCDLERVVAVGNAAGDGARLALLNVEQRALARRAARQVEYVETGGTPIFQERFVEAMTLPHAHDPFPRLAAILPPGAANR; encoded by the coding sequence ATGACCGACAACGCATATTCCACTCCATCCGAGACTCACCGTCTGATCCTGCTACCCTCCGGGCGGCGCGGAGAGGTGCCGCATGGCACAACCGTGCTGGCGGCGGCAGCGATGCTCGGCGTCGAGATCGAATCGATCTGTGGCGGGCGGCAGACCTGCGGCAAGTGCCTGGTCGCCCTGGAGCGCGGGACCTTCCCCCGCCACGGGATCACTTCTGCCGATGAACACCTTTCCCCGCCGGATGAGGCCGAGATCGCCTACGCCCGCAAGCATGGCATCAACCTGCGCGAACGGCGTATGGCCTGTGCGGCGCGTATCCTGGGCGATGTGCTGATCACCGTCCCGGAGGAAAGCCAGGCCCGCAAGCAGGTCATCCGCAAGGCTGCCGGCAATCTGACCATCGAGGTCGCGCCTGCTGTGCGCCTGGTTTACGTGGAAGTCGAACCGGCCACGCTGGGCGGCCCGGCGGACTGGCAGCGCGTACAGATCGCCCTGGCCGACCAGTGGGGCCTGCACGATCTGACGATCGACCCGGTCATCTTGCGCCGCCTGCAGGCCGCCCTGCGCGAAGGCGACTGGAAGGCCACCCTCACCGTCTGGCAGGGGCGGGAGGTGATCCGCGTCGCCCCAGGCTACGATGAGCGGTTATACGGCCTGGCCGTCGACATCGGCACGACCACCGTCGCCGCTTACCTGTGCGATTTGCGCACAGGCGCGGTGCTGGCGACCGAGGCCATGATGAACCCGCAGGTGCGTTACGGCGAAGACCTGATGAGCCGTATCTCCTACGGCATGGCCGAGCCGGGAGGTGTGGCCCGGATGCACCGGGCGATCATCAAAGCGCTGAACGATCTGGCGGCGCAGGCCGCCACTACCGCCGGGATCACGCCTGACGCCATCACCGACGCTGTACTGGTGGGCAATACTGTGATGCATCACCTGCTGCTGGGCATCGACCCGACTTACCTGGGTGCAATGCCCTTTGCGCTGGCCACCCATGACGCGGTAGACGTCAAAGCCCGCGATCTGGGTCTGACCGCCCTGCACCCCGGCGCGATGGTGCATGTCCTGCCCTGCATTGCCGGGTACGTTGGCGCGGATAACGTCGGCGTCCTGCTGGCCGAACAGCCCACCCTGGACGATGGCATCAGCCTGATTGTGGATATCGGCACCAACGCCGAAATCCTGCTTGGCAACCGCGAGCGCCTTCTCTCCGCCTCCAGCCCGACCGGCCCTGCCTTTGAAGGCGCACACATCAAGCACGGGCAACGTGCTGCGCCGGGGGCCATCGAACGGGTGCGGATCGACCCGGCGACCGGGGCCGTGCGCTATCGCGTGATCGGCGATGAGCGCTGGAGCGATATGCTGGACGAGGGCGAATCGCTGCGTCCTACCGGCATCTGTGGCTCTGGTATCATCGAAGTTGTGGCCGAGCTTTTCCTGGCCGGGCTGATCGATCGCACCGGGCGCTTCGTCCCTGATGCACCAGCGCGTTGCCCCGCGGTGCGCTGGCAGGGCAACCTGGGCGAACTGGTGCTGGCCGGCGCGGAGGAAAGCGCCACCGGCCAGCCGATCGTCGTCACCCAGAAGGACATCCGCGCCATCCAGCTGGCCAAAGGTGCGCTCTACGCCGGGACGCGGATGCTGATGGATCGGCTGGGCGTCGACCATGTTGATCGCATCCGGCTGGCCGGGGCATTCGGCACTTACATCGATCCGTACCACGCTATGGTGATCGGGATGCTGCCTGACTGCGACCTGGAACGTGTCGTCGCGGTGGGTAATGCCGCCGGGGATGGGGCGCGGCTGGCCCTGCTCAATGTCGAGCAGCGGGCGCTGGCCCGCCGGGCTGCCCGGCAGGTCGAATATGTGGAGACGGGCGGCACACCCATCTTCCAGGAACGCTTCGTGGAGGCGATGACACTCCCCCACGCCCATGACCCGTTCCCGCGGCTGGCCGCCATCCTGCCGCCGGGCGCTGCCAATCGTTGA
- a CDS encoding erythromycin esterase family protein, producing the protein MSYRTLDDWIRQEAIPFDLDSPATLTAAVDGILTSLDDSVVLLGLGEALHGGEEILAFRNRLFQRLVVAHGFSAIAIESSFPMGRIANDYVVGRGPDSYEAVRDAGISHGFGQLEANRELIEWMRAYNADPAHRVELHFYGFDMPVATGSMASPRQVLYAVLDYLAALEVAGSEEYRQRIEPLLGADSDWENPAANIDPTQAVGLSPAATALRITTEDLLTELRVRCPELVARGGQDRYLEAAHYVAIARHLLNYHAATAAGADFGFRLGIRDALMADNLAYIVCREEGRGRVLAFAHTSHLQRGQAVWPWYTFWPAGSQLNTMFGPRYAVIGTAVGTSEANGIGQPEPGSLEARLTALPGTALAIPTHRGAGLPDAELAALPTRSGSARNPSYSPLTARSFTDFDWLVVLDSVTYTRGGPPLEGSGA; encoded by the coding sequence ATGAGCTATCGCACGCTCGATGACTGGATCCGGCAGGAAGCGATTCCGTTCGACCTCGATTCGCCAGCCACCCTCACCGCCGCTGTTGACGGCATCCTCACCTCCCTGGATGATTCAGTAGTCTTGCTCGGGCTTGGCGAGGCGCTCCACGGTGGCGAGGAGATTCTTGCTTTCCGCAACCGGCTCTTCCAACGGCTGGTGGTCGCCCATGGTTTCAGCGCCATTGCCATCGAGAGCAGCTTCCCCATGGGACGGATCGCCAATGACTACGTGGTCGGTCGCGGCCCGGATTCGTATGAGGCCGTGCGGGATGCCGGTATCAGCCATGGCTTCGGCCAGCTTGAAGCCAACCGCGAACTGATCGAGTGGATGCGGGCCTATAACGCCGATCCGGCCCACCGGGTCGAACTTCACTTTTACGGCTTCGATATGCCGGTTGCCACAGGCAGCATGGCCAGCCCGCGGCAGGTGCTGTACGCTGTCCTCGATTACCTGGCAGCCCTGGAGGTCGCCGGTAGCGAGGAGTACCGCCAGCGGATCGAGCCGCTGCTTGGCGCGGATTCCGACTGGGAAAATCCAGCGGCGAATATTGACCCGACTCAGGCGGTGGGACTCTCGCCCGCCGCGACCGCTCTGCGCATCACCACAGAAGACCTGCTGACCGAGTTGCGGGTGCGCTGCCCGGAACTGGTCGCCAGAGGCGGCCAGGATCGCTATCTGGAGGCCGCCCACTACGTGGCTATAGCCCGGCATCTGCTGAACTACCATGCCGCGACGGCAGCCGGTGCGGACTTTGGCTTCCGGCTTGGCATCCGCGACGCCCTGATGGCCGACAACCTGGCCTATATTGTGTGCCGCGAGGAGGGGCGGGGGCGTGTCCTGGCTTTTGCCCACACCAGCCACCTGCAGCGCGGGCAGGCCGTCTGGCCGTGGTATACCTTCTGGCCAGCGGGATCGCAACTCAATACGATGTTCGGCCCGCGTTACGCCGTCATCGGCACAGCGGTAGGAACCTCCGAAGCGAACGGCATCGGCCAGCCCGAACCCGGTTCCCTGGAGGCGCGGCTGACAGCCCTGCCGGGCACGGCGCTGGCCATCCCGACTCACCGGGGCGCCGGGCTGCCTGATGCGGAACTCGCCGCGTTGCCGACGCGCTCCGGCAGTGCCAGGAATCCAAGCTATAGCCCGTTAACCGCCCGGAGTTTCACTGACTTCGACTGGCTGGTCGTCCTGGATTCCGTCACTTACACCCGTGGCGGGCCACCGCTGGAGGGTAGCGGGGCATAG
- the bmt gene encoding betaine--homocysteine S-methyltransferase: MKTTLQDLLAAGKSIIADGAMGTMLFSLGLEQGRAPELWNVEQPDKVRSVYRGYIEAGAQIILTNSFGGSRFRLGLHGLGDRAAELCRAAAALARLEADAAPHPVVVAGSIGPTGHMLEPFGLLSVAEATAAFAEQARALVEGGADVLWIETMSDLNEVRAAVEGCRQAAPGVPYVTTMTFDTNGRTMMGVTPEQAIAELGALGPLALGGNCGKGPDELEAVINRMRAVNPDVVLVAKANAGLPRLEGGAAVYDATPEVMADFAVRLQAAGATIIGACCGSTPAHIRAIAERLQIG, from the coding sequence ATGAAAACCACCCTGCAGGACCTCCTGGCCGCCGGAAAGTCCATCATCGCCGACGGCGCAATGGGGACTATGCTCTTCAGCCTGGGGCTGGAACAGGGCCGCGCCCCGGAACTGTGGAATGTCGAGCAGCCGGATAAGGTGCGCAGCGTCTACCGGGGTTATATTGAAGCCGGGGCGCAGATCATCCTGACCAACAGTTTTGGCGGTTCGCGCTTCCGGCTGGGCCTGCACGGTCTGGGCGACCGCGCCGCCGAGTTGTGCCGCGCCGCCGCTGCACTGGCCCGCCTGGAAGCCGACGCTGCCCCCCATCCGGTGGTCGTCGCCGGTTCGATCGGCCCGACCGGGCACATGCTGGAACCGTTTGGCCTGTTGAGCGTAGCCGAAGCGACCGCCGCCTTTGCGGAACAGGCCCGCGCCCTGGTGGAGGGCGGCGCGGATGTCCTGTGGATCGAGACGATGTCCGACCTTAACGAGGTGCGGGCTGCCGTGGAGGGTTGCCGACAGGCCGCGCCGGGCGTCCCCTATGTCACCACGATGACCTTTGACACCAACGGCCGCACGATGATGGGCGTCACGCCGGAACAGGCCATCGCCGAACTGGGGGCGCTGGGGCCGCTGGCGCTGGGCGGCAACTGCGGCAAAGGTCCCGATGAACTGGAGGCCGTCATCAACCGGATGCGGGCCGTGAACCCGGATGTTGTGCTGGTAGCCAAGGCTAACGCCGGTCTGCCGCGCCTGGAAGGCGGCGCGGCGGTCTACGACGCCACGCCGGAGGTGATGGCCGATTTCGCCGTCCGCCTGCAGGCCGCCGGGGCGACGATCATCGGCGCCTGCTGCGGCAGCACCCCGGCCCACATCCGCGCTATCGCCGAACGCTTGCAGATCGGTTGA
- a CDS encoding sugar ABC transporter permease, whose protein sequence is MANSVLAPARASEQVEITRWDVQRRRTWVLFLIPALLIYTIFMAFPLFNSMRLSFYQGQGLTPDRYVGFENYVTLFTNPLWRDRFFNAVGNTFVFFAIHMLVQNTLGLLFATLLSNTRLFARNVYRAIIFTPATMSVLVTGFLWTLILNPRWGMLNQVLEWVGLGALARPWLGDANLALPVISLVSSWQWVGLPTMMFLAGLLTISDELSEAARVDGASAWQIFWRIKLPLLRPTIGIVSVLTFIGNFNAFDVIFAMAGARGEPAYATDLLATFFYRTAIAGEHPVAQPNMGLGAAVATCTFLILLTGVSLWLRFGRGGEETLAG, encoded by the coding sequence ATGGCTAACTCAGTCCTTGCGCCGGCGCGGGCCAGCGAACAGGTCGAGATCACGCGCTGGGATGTCCAGCGGCGACGCACCTGGGTGCTCTTCCTGATCCCGGCTCTACTCATCTACACGATCTTCATGGCCTTCCCGCTGTTCAACTCGATGCGGCTGAGCTTTTATCAGGGCCAGGGCCTGACGCCCGACCGTTATGTCGGCTTTGAGAACTATGTCACCCTGTTCACCAATCCGCTGTGGCGCGACCGTTTCTTTAACGCTGTCGGCAACACGTTTGTCTTCTTTGCCATTCACATGCTGGTCCAGAACACCCTGGGCCTGCTCTTTGCCACCCTGCTGAGCAACACCCGTCTGTTCGCTCGCAACGTCTACCGGGCGATCATCTTCACCCCGGCGACCATGTCTGTCCTGGTGACCGGCTTCCTGTGGACGCTGATCCTCAACCCGCGCTGGGGGATGCTCAACCAGGTGCTGGAATGGGTCGGGCTGGGAGCGCTGGCCCGCCCCTGGCTGGGCGATGCTAACCTGGCTCTGCCGGTGATCTCGCTGGTCTCGTCCTGGCAGTGGGTGGGCCTGCCCACCATGATGTTCCTGGCCGGGCTGCTGACCATCTCCGACGAGCTGAGTGAGGCGGCGCGCGTCGACGGCGCGAGCGCCTGGCAGATTTTCTGGCGGATCAAGCTGCCGCTGCTCCGTCCGACCATCGGTATTGTCTCTGTGCTAACCTTCATCGGCAACTTCAATGCCTTCGACGTGATCTTCGCCATGGCCGGGGCGCGCGGCGAGCCGGCTTACGCCACCGACCTGCTGGCGACTTTCTTTTACCGCACGGCCATCGCCGGAGAACACCCGGTGGCCCAGCCGAATATGGGCCTTGGCGCGGCGGTAGCGACCTGCACCTTCCTGATCCTGCTGACCGGCGTGAGCCTGTGGTTACGCTTTGGCCGCGGCGGGGAAGAAACCCTGGCGGGCTAG
- a CDS encoding DUF1475 family protein has product MTVAKILAAIGFVIMAVAIIYGLASASFGTEGAVIVALTWGRITLIDIYISFLLIWGWMLYREASWPRALILLVLMIVLGSLTATGYTLYALATSGGDWRRFWLGRRV; this is encoded by the coding sequence ATGACCGTGGCGAAAATTTTGGCGGCTATCGGTTTTGTGATCATGGCCGTCGCCATCATCTATGGCCTGGCCAGCGCCAGCTTTGGCACAGAAGGTGCGGTGATCGTGGCCCTGACCTGGGGCCGTATCACGCTGATCGATATCTACATCAGCTTCCTGCTGATCTGGGGCTGGATGCTCTACCGCGAAGCGTCATGGCCGCGGGCGTTGATCCTGCTGGTGCTGATGATCGTGCTGGGCAGCCTGACCGCTACCGGCTACACGCTTTACGCGCTGGCGACCAGCGGCGGCGACTGGCGGCGCTTCTGGCTGGGCCGGCGGGTCTGA
- the uvrB gene encoding excinuclease ABC subunit UvrB: MPDFQLVSEFKPTGDQPTAIAGLVDGLRRGLKHQTLLGATGTGKTYTIAQVVEKVNRPTLVMCHNKTLAAQLYSEFKEFFPHNAVEYFVSYYDYYQPEAYVPQKDLYVEKETDINEDIDRLRLSTTTSVMSRRDVLVVASVSCIYGLGSPEAYGKVVLNLRVGQMIRRDVILRHLVHIHYKRNEFELKGGSFRAKGDTLEVMPPYDDFAYRIALWGDQVERLQIVNPLTGEILQDLDQIDIYPAKHFITEEDKLQAAIRDIEHELEQRLAELTKENRLLEAQRLEQRVRYDLEMLRELGYCSGIENYSRHMDQRPPGSPPWTLLDYMPADFLLVIDESHMTIPQIRGMYGGDRSRKQTLVDYGFRLPSALDNRPLNFEEFEARINQVIYTSATPGPYEAEHSQQVVQQIIRPTGILDPAIEVRPVRGQVDDLLGEIQARVNRGQRTLVTTLTKRMAEDLADYLNEMGIKVHYLHSEIETLERVDILRDLRMGVYDVVVGINLLREGLDLPEVSLVAILDADKEGFLRSESALIQTIGRAARHVEGRVIMYADHMTEAMRNAIGETNRRRAVQEAYNREHGIVPQQIVKEIRDLTQAVRQSAAPEKAERPVESLAELSVLEMERAIKDLERQMKEAAKQLEFEKAAMLRDQVLELKGILALRRAEGTELPLFFGD; this comes from the coding sequence ATGCCTGACTTCCAGCTTGTCTCAGAGTTCAAGCCCACCGGTGACCAGCCCACTGCTATTGCCGGGCTGGTGGACGGCCTGCGGCGCGGCCTGAAGCATCAGACGCTGCTCGGCGCGACCGGTACCGGCAAGACCTACACCATCGCCCAGGTGGTAGAGAAGGTCAACCGTCCGACGCTGGTCATGTGCCACAACAAGACCCTGGCCGCGCAGCTTTACAGCGAGTTCAAAGAGTTTTTCCCGCACAACGCCGTCGAGTATTTCGTCAGCTACTACGATTACTACCAGCCGGAAGCTTACGTCCCGCAGAAAGACCTCTATGTCGAGAAGGAAACCGACATCAATGAGGACATCGACCGCCTGCGGCTCTCGACCACCACCTCGGTCATGAGCCGCCGCGATGTGCTGGTCGTAGCCTCCGTGTCGTGCATCTACGGACTGGGCAGCCCGGAAGCCTATGGTAAGGTGGTGCTCAATTTACGCGTCGGCCAGATGATCCGCCGCGACGTGATCCTGCGCCACCTGGTGCACATTCACTACAAACGCAATGAATTTGAGCTAAAAGGAGGGTCCTTCCGCGCCAAAGGCGATACGCTGGAGGTCATGCCGCCCTATGATGACTTCGCTTACCGGATCGCCCTGTGGGGCGACCAGGTGGAGCGGCTGCAGATCGTCAACCCGCTGACCGGCGAGATTCTGCAGGACCTCGACCAGATCGACATCTACCCCGCCAAGCACTTCATCACCGAGGAGGATAAACTCCAGGCGGCCATCCGCGACATTGAGCACGAACTGGAACAGCGCCTGGCGGAACTCACCAAGGAAAACCGTCTGCTGGAAGCCCAACGCCTGGAGCAGCGGGTGCGCTACGACCTGGAAATGCTGCGCGAGCTGGGCTATTGCTCCGGAATTGAGAACTATTCCCGCCACATGGATCAGCGCCCGCCGGGCAGCCCGCCCTGGACGCTGTTGGACTACATGCCGGCCGACTTTCTGCTGGTCATCGACGAAAGCCATATGACCATCCCCCAGATTCGCGGCATGTACGGCGGCGACCGCTCCCGCAAGCAGACACTGGTGGACTATGGCTTCCGCCTGCCCAGCGCCCTGGACAACCGCCCGCTCAACTTCGAGGAGTTCGAAGCCCGCATCAACCAGGTGATCTACACCAGCGCTACGCCCGGCCCTTATGAGGCCGAGCACAGCCAGCAGGTCGTCCAGCAGATCATCCGCCCGACCGGCATCCTTGACCCGGCAATTGAGGTCCGCCCGGTGCGCGGCCAGGTCGATGACCTGCTTGGCGAGATTCAGGCCCGCGTCAACCGCGGCCAGCGCACCCTGGTCACCACCCTGACCAAGCGCATGGCCGAAGACCTGGCTGATTACCTCAACGAGATGGGCATCAAGGTGCACTACCTGCACTCTGAGATCGAGACGCTGGAACGGGTGGACATCCTGCGTGACCTGCGTATGGGCGTCTATGATGTGGTGGTCGGGATCAACCTGCTGCGCGAGGGTCTGGACCTGCCGGAGGTCTCGCTGGTGGCCATCCTGGACGCCGACAAAGAAGGTTTCCTGCGTTCTGAATCGGCCCTGATTCAGACGATTGGCCGCGCCGCGCGCCATGTGGAAGGCCGCGTGATCATGTACGCCGATCACATGACCGAGGCCATGCGCAACGCGATCGGCGAGACCAACCGCCGCCGGGCTGTCCAGGAAGCCTACAACCGTGAACACGGCATCGTCCCGCAGCAGATCGTCAAGGAAATCCGCGACCTGACCCAGGCCGTCCGTCAGAGCGCCGCCCCGGAGAAAGCCGAGCGCCCGGTCGAATCGCTGGCCGAACTCTCCGTGCTGGAGATGGAGCGCGCGATCAAGGACCTGGAGCGCCAGATGAAGGAAGCCGCCAAGCAGCTGGAATTCGAGAAGGCGGCCATGTTGCGCGACCAGGTACTGGAACTGAAGGGCATCCTGGCCCTGCGCCGGGCGGAAGGGACGGAACTACCGCTGTTCTTCGGCGATTGA